The following proteins come from a genomic window of Dysidea avara chromosome 12, odDysAvar1.4, whole genome shotgun sequence:
- the LOC136240035 gene encoding uncharacterized protein, which produces MIITEKHLVVTHFIQKASVTTVMDCGKSQESTLMNKKEENHLNIDLTNPENIFDFSVRFVPKPAPKHPESFLRLVIEPPQKLPNLAANYHKAQMIDDADGVRGHNKQRPFQCDQCKKSFTSLSHLGRHMVVHTGEKPYCCRVCGKRFPRGDYILSHIRCHRRDKVHKCSVCSQTYVDWVAFIEHCLTHDSSEYINIPQKTATKKLSFEKKSKNCTGKKDHRSNDVRRIAELLTHQNDNPIYQACTSTVGNPAYSSNRRPATINYLPNTSAIPENQHLAHNQIYFPNQQTFTLFHQKHQPMFQSSLQDFNQPPELIPITSLDYSTPPCTADHYYSDNVNNSVNATMEYSPHKMLFPQDHSQVDPTQPPDLIKIVPILEPSEQTHC; this is translated from the exons ATGATTATTACTGAGAAGCACTTAGTAGTCACACACTTCATACAGAAAGCTTCGG TGACAACAGTTATGGATTGTGGCAAGAGCCAAGAGTCAACACTGATGAACAAGAAGGAAGAGAATCACTTAAACATTGACTTAACAAATCCTGAAAATATATTTGATTTTAGTGTGCGTTTTGTTCCTAAACCAGCTCCAAAACATCCAGAAAGTTTTTTACGATTGGTCATTGAACCACCACAGAAATTACCCAACCTAGCAGCAAACTATCATAAAGCACAAATGATTGATGATGCAGATGGTGTTCGTGGTCATAATAAACAGAGGCCTTTCCAATGTGATCAATGTAAAAAATCATTCACTAGTTTGTCTCACCTGGGGCGACACATGGTTGTTCACACAGGAGAGAAGCCTTACTGTTGTCGAGTTTGTGGCAAACGTTTTCCAAGAGGTGACTATATACTGTCTCATATTCGGTGTCATAGAAGGGATAAGGTACACAAGTGTTCTGTTTGCAGTCAGACCTATGTTGACTGGGTTGCTTTTATTGAACACTGTTTAACTCATGATAGTAGTGAGTATATAAACATTCCCCAGAAAACTGCTACTAAGAAATTGTCCTTTGAAAAGAAATCTAAGAATTGCACAGGAAAAAAAGATCACCGCAGTAATGATGTAAGAAGAATAGCAGAATTACTAACACACCAAAATGACAATCCAATATATCAGGCATGCACATCAACTGTTGGCAACCCTGCATACTCATCAAACCGTAGGCCAGCAACCATAAATTATCTTCCGAACACTTCAGCCATACCTGAAAACCAACACTTGGCACACAATCAAATTTATTTCCCCAATCAACAGACATTTACACTGTTCCACCAAAAGCATCAACCAATGTTCCAATCATCTCTACAAGACTTCAACCAACCACCCGAACTGATACCCATCACTTCATTGGACTATAGTACACCTCCCTGTACAGCTGATCACTACTATTCAGATAACGTGAataattctgtgaatgctacaATGGAGTATAGCCCCCATAAAATGTTATTTCCCCAAGACCATTCCCAAGTTGATCCAACACAACCACCTGATCTTATAAAAATAGTACCAATCCTGGAACCCAGTGAGCAAACACATTGTTAA